The Neurospora crassa OR74A linkage group IV, whole genome shotgun sequence genome has a segment encoding these proteins:
- a CDS encoding aromatic-L-amino-acid decarboxylase has protein sequence MDSQDFREAAATAIDDIASYYDNLDDRNVVSTVEPGYLRKLLPSEAPVEGEAWTDIHKDIEGKILPGITHWQHPGFHAFFPCATSFPSILGELYSAALSGACFNWICSPAVTELETIVLDWLAKILGLPECYLSTGPTRGGGVIQGSASEAVLTAMVAARDKYLRETVPLEQFPEGSEAREDAIAHKRSKMVALATTATHSSTKKASIILGVRFHTIAVHADTGYSLTGPVLAKTLAELRARGLEPFFMTATMGTTDTCAVDDFAGIVSTLKSDPVHPAGTPGELWVHIDAAYAGSALVLPSVREQVSISLIENFHSFDMNMHKWLLTNFDASCLFVRDRNWFIQALTINQAVYGNKASEGGLVTDYREWQIPLGRRFRSLKIWFVLRNYGVKGLQSYISRTLKLGEEFADSLKSRPDLFEILTGPNFALTVFRVAGKEQGKSDEELNALTKAVCEKINASGRMWVTSTVLDGRFAIRMVTSVSTTEKEHVDRAWKILVEAAEEIVKA, from the exons ATGGATTCCCAGGATTTCCGTGAGGCCGCTGCTACGGCCATTGATGACA TTGCCAGCTATTATGACAACCTTGACGACCGGAATGTTGTGTCTACCGTAGAACCTGGCTACCTTCGGAAGCTTCTGCCATCCGAGGCCCCGGTCGAAGGCGAGGCATGGACCGATATTCACAAAGACATTGAGGGCAAGATCCTCCCCGGTATCACTCACTG GCAACACCCCGGCTTCCATGCCTTCTTCCCCTGCGCCACCAGCTTCCCCTCCATCCTTGGTGAGCTCTACAGCGCCGCCCTCTCCGGCGCCTGCTTCAACTGGATCTGCAGCCCAGCCGTGACCGAGCTCGAGACGATCGTGCTCGACTGGCTGGCCAAGATCCTCGGCCTTCCCGAATGCTACCTGTCCACCGGCCCCacccgcggcggcggcgtcatCCAGGGCTCCGCCTCCGAGGCCGTTCTGACCGCCATGGTCGCCGCCCGTGACAAGTACCTGCGCGAGACTGTCCCTCTCGAGCAGTTCCCCGAGGGCTCCGAGGCGCGCGAGGACGCCATCGCCCACAAGCGCAGCAAGATGGTGGCGCTCGCCACGACAGCCACCCACTCGTCCACCAAGAAGGCCtccatcatcctcggcgTGCGGTTTCACACCATCGCCGTCCACGCCGACACGGGCTACTCGCTCACCGGGCCAGTGCTGGCCAAGACGCTCGCCGAACTGCGCGCCCGCGGTCTCGAGCCCTTCTTCATGACCGCCACCATGGGAACGACCGACACGTGCGCGGTCGACGACTTCGCGGGTATCGTGTCGACACTCAAATCGGACCCCGTGCACCCAGCCGGTACCCCTGGCGAGTTGTGGGTGCACATTGACGCAGCCTACGCCGGCTCGGCGCTCGTTCTCCCCTCTGTGCGGGAGCAAGTCTCCATCTCGCTGATCGAGAACTTCCACTCGTTCGACATGAACATGCACAAGTGGCTCCTCACAAATTTCGACGCCTCATGCCTCTTCGTGCGTGACCGCAACTGGTTCATCCAAGCCCTCACCATCAACCAGGCCGTGTACGGCAACAAGGCGTCCGAGGGCGGGCTGGTGACGGACTACCGCGAGTGGCAGATCCCGCTGGGCCGACGCTTCCGGTCCCTCAAGATCTGGTTCGTGCTGCGGAACTACGGCGTCAAGGGCCTGCAGAGTTATATCTCACGCACCCTCAAGCTGGGCGAGGAGTTTGCCGACTCGCTCAAGTCTAGGCCGGATCTGTTTGAGATTTTGACCGGCCCTAACTTTGCGCTGACTGTGTTCAGGGTCGCCGGCAAGGAGCAGGGTAAGAGCGACGAGGAGCTGAATGCGCTTACCAAGGCTGTGTGCGAAAAGATCAACGCTTCCGGCAGGATGTGGGTGACTAGCACGGTGCTGGATGGCAGGTTCGCCATTCGGATGGTGACTAGCGTGAGTACGACTGAGAAGGAGCATGTTGACCGGGCGTGGAAGATTCTGGttgaggcggcggaggagattGTCAAGGCTTAG
- a CDS encoding mitochondrial inner membrane protease subunit 2 — protein MAARWGAGIRNGFLGQFSHYLIRYATWIPPLVVFNGWVAEITQIKGPSMYPFFNPHYNESTRRDIVLVSKWYPDRNLKRGMIVTFRNPLNPKGKVVKRVVGIAGDVIRTKAPYPHEYVQVPEGHIWVEGDGDKTKDSNYYGPISACLVTGRVTHILSPWDRFGRVKWWEHNLRPGIKKARHLLE, from the exons ATGGCGGCGCGATGGGGAGCAGGAATTCGGAACGGATTCCTCGGTCAGTTCTCACACTACCTCATTCGCTACGCAACATGGATCCCTCCATTGGTGGTCTTCAACGGCTGGGTTGCCGAGATCACACAAATCAAGGGGCCGTCCATGTATCCTTTCTTCAACCCGCACTACAATGAGTCAACACGTCGGGACATCGTACTGGTCTCTAAGTGGTACCCGGACCGGAACCTCAAGCGCGGCATGATTGTGACCTTTAG AAACCCACTGAACCCAAAGGGAAAGGTCGTAAAAAGAGTGGTCGGAATAGCAGGCGACGTGATCCGTACCAAGGCGCCTTACCCGCATGAATACGTCCAGGTACCAGAAGGGCACATCTGGGTAGAGGGAGACGGCGACAAGACCAAGGACAGCAACTACTACGGCCCGATATCAGCGTGCTTGGTCACCGGCCGTGTCACGCATATTCTGTCGCCGTGGGATCGATTTGGGCGGGTAAAGTGGTGGGAGCATAACTTGCGACCGGGGATCAAGAAGGCACGCCATCTGCTGGAGTGA
- a CDS encoding GTP-binding protein yptV5, protein MSSSLEAKIVVLGSQGVGKTSLVTRFCKGAFNPAQITSTVGASMMTKRVIDTDTDTVVRLQIWDTAGQERFRSISRLYYRGANACILCYSITDAASFAEMGMWLTELRRNLPQDIVLHVVGTKADMVARDPSKREVPFERCIAYVAENLNPGVGSTPPPTATPLGMPGVGGSLNSNSGGGLGGWAGTGTGTGATTTTTTTGTGTTPATTTTERPERSGLGGLGGLGGIRLRGGETSHHQQQQQQRETQNAEGSNTTTTGGGGGGPRPRLRNHHHPHPHGFQSTEPRSPSSKRSSGFWGQEVGWDACHEISAESGEGVEEVFRVVTRKLVEQNRRMQQALLAAAATPGVFTPGVFGPGTGGFYPDGVTGGLVGGGGASGAGAGAGGYGAGVGGVGYGVGGGGSGGGGAGGNGLPGYFDLNPNATIRVGRDRRSWLFSPGILSTPGILLPGGGGDGVGVNVGGEQQMGDDGRRGGKGKCC, encoded by the exons ATGTCGTCTTCTCTCGAGGCTAAAATAGTCGTTCTCGGCTCCCAGGGCGTCGGCAAAACATCCCTCGTGACGCGCTTCTGCAAGGGTGCCTTCAACCCAGCCCAAATCACCTCGACCGTTGGCGCCAGCATGATGACCAAGCGCGTTATCGACACTGATACCGATACCGTGGTGCGATTACAGATTTGGGATACTG CTGGCCAAGAACGTTTCCGCTCCATCTCCCGTCTCTACTACCGCGGCGCCAATGCCTGCATCCTATGCTACTCCATCACCGACGCCGCCTCCTTCGCCGAGATGGGCATGTGGCTAACCGAACTACGGCGCAACCTGCCTCAGGACATAGTCCTGCACGTCGTCGGCACCAAGGCTGACATGGTCGCCCGCGACCCTTCCAAGCGAGAAGTGCCCTTTGAGCGCTGCATCGCCTATGTAGCCGAAAACCTGAACCCGGGCGTGGGATCGACGCCACCACCTACGGCCACGCCGTTGGGGATGCCCGGGGTAGGGGGCTCTTTGAATTCAaatagtggtggtggcttaGGAGGGTGGGCAGgtacaggaacaggaacaggggcgacgacgacgacaacgacgacaggTACTGGGACtacaccagcaacaacaaccacagaAAGACCAGAACGATCAGGTCTAGGAGGGCTAGGAGGGTTAGGGGGAATCAGACTACGAGGAGGCGAAAcctcccaccaccaacaacaacaacaacaacgagaaACCCAAAATGCCGAAGGAAgcaacaccacaacaaccggcggcggcggcggcggacctAGACCACGTCTACgcaaccaccatcaccccCACCCCCATGGCTTCCAAAGCACCGAACCTCGCTCCCCCAGCTCCAAACGCAGCTCTGGCTTTTGGGGCCAAGAAGTCGGCTGGGACGCCTGCCATGAGATCTCTGCCGAATCAGGCGAAGGCGTGGAAGAAGTCTTTCGTGTGGTTACTCGCAAACTGGTGGAACAAAATCGCAGGATGCAGCAGGCTTTGttagctgctgctgctacacCTGGTGTCTTCACTCCTGGTGTATTCGGGCCTGGGACTGGTGGATTTTATCCTGATGGTGTGACAGGAGGACTAgtaggcggcggtggtgctagtggtgctggtgctggtgctggtggttaCGGAGCTGGTGTTGGCGGTGTTGGGTATGGtgttggagggggaggtagtggtggtggtggtgcgggGGGGAACGGACTGCCAGGGTACTTCGATCTGAATCCCAATGCGACAATCAGGGTGGGGAGGGATAGGAGGAGTTGGTTGTTTAGTCCGGGGATCTTGTCGACGCCGGGGATATTGCTGcctgggggaggaggggatggtgTGGGGGTAAACGTGGGAGGGGAGCAGCAgatgggtgatgatggtaggagaggtgggaagggaaagtgCTGTTGA
- a CDS encoding eukaryotic translation initiation factor 2 alpha subunit, which translates to MSLSNCRFYEEKYPEIDSFVMVNVKQIADMGAYVKLLEYDNIDGMILLSELSRRRIRSIQKLIRVGRNEVVVVLRVDKEKGYIDLSKRRVSPEDIVRCEERYNKSKIVHSIMRHVAEKTLVPIEQLYETIGWPLNKKYGHSLDAFKLSITNPDVWNDIQFPTEAVAEELKTYISKRLTPQPTKVRADVEVTCFGYEGIDAIKTALRTAEARNTEETQVKCRLVSPPLYVLTNTCLDKNAGIARLQEAIQDMRTSIEAAGGHLVVKMEPKAVTESDDAELQALMEKRERENAEVSGDESVSESDDNIPETV; encoded by the exons ATGTCGCTCTCAAACTGCCGTTTCTATGAGGAGAAGTATCCTGAAATCGACTCGTTCGTTATGGTCAATGTTAAGCAA ATTGCCGATATGGGCGCCTACGTCAAGCTTCTCGAGTACGACAACATCGACGGCATGATCCTGCTCTCTGAGCTTTCCAGAAGACGTATTCGTTCCATCCAGAAGTTGATCCGTGTCGGTCGCAAcgaggtcgtcgtcgttctcCGTGtcgacaaggagaagggttATATCGATTTGTCCAAGCGTCGTGTGTCCCCCGAGGATATCGTTCGTTGCGAGGAGCGTTACAACAAGAGCAAGATCGTCCACTCGATTATGCGCCACGTTGCCGAGAAGACTCTTGTTCCCATCGAGCAGCTTTACGAGACAATAGGATGGCCCCTCAACAAGAAATACGGCCACTCGCTTGATGCCTTCAAGCTTTCGATCAC CAACCCCGACGTCTGGAATGACATCCAGTTCCCCACCGAGGCCGTTgccgaggagctcaagaCCTACATCAGCAAGCGTTTGACTCCCCAGCCTACCAAGGTCCGTGCCGATGTTGAGGTCACTTGCTTCGGCTACGAGGGTATCGATGCTATCAAGACCGCTCTCCGCACTGCGGAGGCTCGCAACACTGAGGAAACCCAGGTCAAGTGCAGACTTGTGTCCCCTCCCCTTTATGT CCTTACCAACACCTGCTTGGACAAGAATGCCGGTATTGCCCGCCTTCAGGAGGCCATTCAAGACATGCGGACCAGCATCGAGGCTGCTGGTGGCCACCTTGTGGTGAAGATGGAGCCCAAGGCTGTCACTGAGTCCGATGATGCTGAGCTCCAAGCTCTTATGGAGAAGCGTGAGCGTGAGAACGCTGAGGTCAGCGGCGACGAGAGTGTCAGCGAGTCCGACGACAATATCCCCGAGACCGTCTAA
- a CDS encoding cytochrome b2 — protein MAPQTPLTGVEVAKHNTQDDCWVIVHGKAYDITEFLPEHPGGMKIILKYAGKDATEEFDPIHPPDTLEKYLAKDKHLGPVDMSTVVTEKAEVDPEEQARLKRIEEMPLLEQCYNLLDFEAVAKRVMKKNAWAYYSSAADDEITLRENHAAFHRIWFRPKVLVDVEKVDFSTTMLGTKVDIPFYVTATALGKLGHVEGEVLLTRAAKKHNVVQMIPTLASCAFDEIMDAAEGDQVQWLQLYVNKDRAITERIIKHAEKRGCKALFITVDAPQLGRREKDMRVKFTDDGSNVQKGHETNRNEGAARAISSFIDPALSWKDIPWFQSVTKMPIILKGVQRVEDVIKAVEAGVQGVVLSNHGGRQLEFARSGIEVLAETMPVLRELGLEDKIEVYIDGGIRRATDILKALCLGAKGVGIGRPFLYAMSAYGFDGVDRAMQLLKDEMEMNMRLIGATKIEDLNPGMLDLRSLYNHGAPPTDTLSNISYDALISPAQRVKFAEKSKI, from the exons ATGGCTCCCCAAACACCACTGACCGGCGTCGAGGTCGCCAAGCACAACACCCAGGATGACTGCTGGGTCATTGTCCACGGCAAGGCCTACGACATCACAGAGTTCCTCCCCGAGCACCCCGGTGGCATGAAGATCATCCTCAAGTATGCCGGCAAGGATGCTACCGAGGAGTTTgatcccatccatcccccaGACACTCTCGAGAAGTACCTGGCCAAGGACAAGCACCTGGGCCCCGTCGACATGTCCACCGTCGTGACTGAGAAGGCCGAGGTTGATCCCGAGGAGCAGGCGCGCTTGAAGCGCATTGAGGAGATGCCCTTGCTCGAGCAGTGCTACAACCTGCTTGACTTTGAGGCGGTGGCCAAGAGGGTTATGAAGAAGAATGCCTGGGCTTACTACTCTAGCGCGGCGGATGATGAAATT ACTCTTCGCGAAAACCACGCCGCCTTCCATCGTATCTGGTTCCGCCCCAAGGTTCTCGTTGATGTCGAAAAGGTCGACTTCAGCACCACGATGCTCGGAACCAAGGTTGATATTCCCTTCTACGTCACGGCCACTGCCCTTGGCAAGCTCGGCCACGTTGAGGGCGAGGTTCTGCTCACTCGCGCCGCCAAGAAGCACAACGTCGTCCAGATGATCCCCACTCTCGCCTCCTGCGCCTTTGACGAGATCATGGACGCCGCCGAGGGCGATCAAGTCCAGTGGCTGCAGCTCTACGTCAACAAGGACCGCGCCATCACCGAACGCATCATCAAGCACGCCGAAAAGCGCGGCTGCAAGGCCCTCTTCATCACCGTCGATGCGCCCCAGCTCGGTCGTCGTGAGAAGGACATGCGCGTCAAGTTCACCGACGACGGCAGCAACGTCCAGAAGGGCCATGAGACCAATCGCAACGAGGGTGCGGCCCGCGCCATCAGCAGCTTCATCGACCCCGCCCTCAGCTGGAAGGACATTCCCTGGTTCCAGAGCGTCACCAAGATGCCCATCATCCTCAAGGGCGTCCAGCGCGTCGAGGATGTGATCAAGGCCGTTGAGGCCGGCGTGCAGGGTGTTGTCCTGTCCAACCACGGTGGTCGCCAGCTCGAGTTCGCCCGCTCGGGCATTGAGGTTCTCGCCGAGACCATGCCGGTGCTGCGCGAGCTCGGCCTGGAGGACAAGATCGAGGTCTACATCGACGGCGGCATCCGTCGCGCCACCGACATTCTCAAGGCCCTCTGCCTGGGCGCCAAGGGTGTCGGTATCGGTCGCCCCTTCCTGTACGCCATGTCGGCGTACGGATTCGATGGTGTTGACCGCGCCATGCAGCTGCTCAAggacgagatggagatgaacATGCGCCTGATTGGCGCGACCAAGATCGAGGACCTCAACCCCGGCATGCTGGATCTCAGGAGTCTATACAACCACGGCGCGCCGCCAACGGATACGCTGTCGAACATCTCGTATGATGCTTTGATTAGCCCGGCCCAGAGGGTCAAGTTTGCGGAAAAGTCCAAGATCTAG
- a CDS encoding plasma membrane channel protein: MADPLSFYLEDDKTQPGTRSNFNVDYVIHYKLPTTSVKEKEEAEAAFIQLINALSAVGFATEVRPGGKSSLLVFTKIASEKLLTSQVYRYRIQDWLFGVRTSAPNQDLSKYLEEEPVSEAERLRLTYLLITKSKNEGGAGITAKVGKWKYVDSIFPLHDHDFNRRWIKAWSSKYFLDEEDLNRIRDKFGERVAFYFAFLQSYFAFLLFPAAFGFAAWLILGKFSWFYAVVNALWSVVFFEHWKTKEVDLAVRWGVRGVSRIQHPRPQFQFEREAQDPVTGEIVRVYSPFKRLARQLLQIPFALACVVVLGGLIVSCFSIEVFITEIYTGPFKQYLTFLPTVLLTIFMPTFSGLLTNLAEKLTKAENYETHDAHQASFIEKIFVLNFITSYLPIFLTAFVYVPFGKLLVPYLDVFKVTAQSFTTMEKPVTKSWEINPDRLTTQVIYFTVTAQIVNFLTEVIVPYAKRKVFKKVQEVQSEFTGNGHELQIKDHPDEADFLKRVRNEAELDAYDVTVDYREMVVQFGYLSLFSVIWPLAACSFLVNNWVEARSDAMKIAIGSQRPVPWRADSIGPWLNSLGFLSWLGSITSAALVYLFNKHDINPDGTPWDISGWALLLSILFAEHIYFAVQLVVRSLVQKLDNPGLQKERAERYALRKKLLEQTFGSHGYDADLTEEARGPGYVSSGERITREALEEEARVNATKTPEQLFWLRQRGAAETIEIGRGLMAEVAAANQTKS, encoded by the exons ATGGCCGACCCATTGTCGTTCTACTTGGAAGACGACAAGACGCAGCCCGGAACCAGATCCAACTTCAA TGTTGACTACGTGATCCATTACAAGCTGCCCACTACCTCGG taaaagagaaagaggaagctgAGGCTGCCTTCATCCAGCTTATCAACGCCCTCTCCGCCGTTGGATTTGCGACCGAAGTTCGACCGGGCGGGAAATCATCCCTGCTTGTCTTCACCAAGATCGCCTCCGAGAAGCTCCTCACTTCCCAGGTCTACCGGTACCGTATCCAGGACTGGCTTTTCGGCGTCCGCACCTCTGCACCCAACCAGGATCTCTCCAAATACCTTGAAGAGGAGCCCGTGAGCGAGGCCGAACGCCTGCGACTGACCTATCTTCTCATCACCAAGTCGAAGAACGAGGGCGGTGCCGGCATCACCGCCAAGGTTGGCAAGTGGAAGTATGTCGATTCCATCTTTCCCCTTCATGACCATGACTTCAACCGCCGATGGATCAAGGCATGGTCCAGCAAGTACTTTCTCGATGAGGAGGACTTGAACCGCATCCGGGACAAGTTTGGCGAGCGCGTCGCCTTCTACTTTGCCTTCCTCCAGTCATACTTTGCCTTTTTGCTGTTCCCGGCTGCCTTTGGCTTTGCCGCCTGGCTCATTCTCGGCAAGTTTTCGTGGTTCTATGCTGTGGTCAATGCCCTCTGGTCCGTGGTCTTCTTTGAGCACTGGAAAACCAAAGAAGTCGATCTTGCCGTCCGCTGGGGAGTTCGCGGTGTTTCGAGAATCCAGCATCCCAGGCCGCAGTTCCAGTTCGAAAGGGAAGCACAGGATCCGGTAACCGGTGAGATCGTTCGCGTGTACTCACCTTTCAAGCGTCTCGCTCGCCAGTTGCTCCAGATTCCATTCGCCCTGGCTTGTGTTGTCGTCCTTGGTGGCTTGATTGTGAGCTGCTTTTCGATTGAGGTCTTCATCACCGAGATCTACACCGGGCCTTTCAAGCAATACTTGACCTTCTTGCCTACGGTCCTTCTCACCATCTTCATGCCGACCTTCTCGGGACTGCTCACCAACCTCGCCGAGAAGCTTACCAAGGCGGAGAACTATGAGACACACGATGCTCATCAAGCTTCCTTCATTGAAAAGATCTTTGTGCtcaactttattacttcctATCTTCCTATCTTCTTGACGGCTTTTGTCTACGTCCCGTTCGGCAAGCTTCTTGTCCCTTATTTGGATGTGTTCAAGGTCACGGCTCAAAGCTTCACGACCATGGAGAAGCCGGTCACCAAGAGCTGGGAAATCAACCCCGACAGGCTGACAACGCAAGTCATCTACTTCACTGTCACGGCACAGATTGTCAACTTCTTGACCGAGGTTATCGTGCCATATGCCAAGCGCAAGGTATTCAAGAAGGTCCAGGAGGTGCAGTCCGAGTTTACCGGCAACGGCCACGAGCTCCAGATCAAGGACCATCCCGACGAGGCCGACTTTCTCAAGCGTGTCAGAAACGAAGCTGAGCTCGACGCATACGATGTCACAGTTGACTACCGCGAAATGGTGGTTCAGTTTGGTTATCTGTCGCTCTTTTCCGTCATCTGGCCGCTTGCCGCttgctccttcctcgtcaaTAACTGGGTTGAGGCCCGCTCCGATGCCATGAAGATTGCCATCGGCAGCCAGCGGCCCGTCCCCTGGCGTGCCGACTCCATCGGACCCTGGCTCAACTCGCTCGGCTTCCTCTCGTGGCTCGGCAGCATCACCAGCGCCGCTCTGGTCTACCTGTTCAACAAGCATGACATCAACCCCGACGGCACCCCCTGGGACATTTCCGGCTGGGCGCTGCTCCTGTCCATCCTCTTCGCCGAGCACATTTATTTTGCCGTGCAGCTGGTCGTTCGCAGCCTAGTCCAGAAGCTGGACAATCCTGGTCTGCAGAAGGAGCGCGCCGAGCGGTACGCCCTGCGCAAGAAGTTGCTTGAGCAGACTTTTGGTTCTCACGGGTACGACGCCGATCTCACGGAAGAGGCCCGGGGTCCGGGATACGTGAGCAGTGGTGAAAGGATCACGAGGGAGGCGCTCGAGGAGGAAGCCAGAGTCAACGCTACCAAGACGCCGGAGCAGTTGTTCTGGCTGCGCCAAAGAGGCGCGGCGGAAACCATTGAGATCGGTCGGGGTTTGATGGCCGAG GTCGCGGCGGCCAACCAAACCAAATCGTAA